A single Natranaerobius thermophilus JW/NM-WN-LF DNA region contains:
- the addB gene encoding helicase-exonuclease AddAB subunit AddB, whose translation MSVKFLLGRAGSGKTSYIIDSITEQLKAAPDGDPIIFLVPEQATFQMEQAILRRSDISGFSRLHILSFQRLSQKVLEEQGGIAKADLSDTGKEMIIKNILLQRKDDLEILEKVAVKSGFSEKLSRLISEARMYEITPEMLEQISQELDLIHLKQKLQEISQVFTDYETFLQHQGYHHQEDRLSKAGQKMEGNNISFLAGSTCYIDGFSGFTPQELKLLEGLLTKCSNIELALTLPPQFTGKIDDELHLFHPTLKTYNQVWELAVNNDIEIKKSKHFPNENEEHRSASSLPRFKDNPALAHLEKEWGKNKINPYDSEPTGLSIVEGTNLRNEIDKIAREIKLLVRDHGMRYKDIAVIVRELESYEPVIKAVFNDYKIPHFLDRKEPVHHHPLVEFLRSSVETVISNWDYEPLFRMLKTGLLPISSEEIFQVENYVLAHGISGKDWKKQGKWNFIANFDLERENIAPSNRNKQYLSEINSIKGKVRDTLLEFDSKLRGINKSESLSAQFKNQEAEEDNLLSVREISTYLWELIEQLQIEYQLEEWSLEAEERKDFVEMQLHNQLWDTVIDLLDQMVTFLGEQKVTLSEYLQIIESGLANIKLGLLPATLDQVLVGTADRSRYHEIKVLFMAGVSDGLYPAKIDDDGIIDDRERITLRQHDVEFAPTTEQKLYQEQYLIYNVLTQPSQKLYLSYPAADSEGRTMSPSTIISDIQEMFPELFQEYQNDGPENDEDFRQYIIDGKKAVSNLIKLINKVGHPEKLAEDKQQLLAYLINEHPDLFYSTPEIKALDYKKSLSPLTQEVIDKLYPNKIATSVSGLESFCQCPFRHFAEQNLRLKEREYFRLEPASLGLFYHAGLKLFWDKLQENNLTWHKLKTEEREALVSEIVEVLSERLKNRILLASERYKYFKKKLHELLSRAVEVLSWYSDDKGFYPVGSEIGFGKDEPLSTLELELPSFPNKKVQLKGRIDRIDTGKKDGDLYLRVIDYKGKSKNLELRDLYYGLDLQLAAYMTVAMRNSDKLTGDQMFPGGMLYFGVENPVVPTDKPVSPAQARDKLKSTLKMRGYLIDDEEVLDLMTREDENSQDLLPYKLRTSSPGFYKNSKVLSEQEFLAVLNYTESKLVELAERVLSGEIAPYPYKDGGYSACTYCPYLAVCQFDLNYKEHKFWNVPAKGDYLSLILEEMEEVKE comes from the coding sequence GTGAGTGTAAAGTTTTTGTTAGGCCGGGCCGGAAGTGGAAAAACATCTTATATTATAGACAGTATTACAGAACAACTAAAAGCAGCTCCAGATGGGGATCCAATAATTTTTTTAGTACCGGAACAGGCAACTTTTCAGATGGAACAAGCTATTTTAAGGCGATCCGATATCTCAGGTTTTAGTAGATTACATATCTTGAGTTTTCAGAGATTGTCACAAAAAGTTTTGGAGGAACAAGGTGGGATAGCAAAAGCTGATCTTTCTGATACTGGTAAAGAAATGATTATTAAGAATATTCTCCTCCAACGTAAAGATGACCTGGAAATATTAGAAAAGGTGGCAGTGAAGTCCGGCTTTTCTGAAAAATTATCGCGCTTAATTTCTGAAGCCAGGATGTATGAAATAACTCCTGAAATGCTTGAACAGATAAGTCAAGAATTAGATCTAATTCATTTAAAACAAAAATTACAAGAAATCTCTCAAGTGTTTACTGATTACGAAACTTTTTTGCAACATCAGGGTTATCATCATCAAGAAGATAGGTTGAGTAAAGCCGGTCAAAAAATGGAAGGTAACAATATTTCTTTTTTAGCAGGATCCACTTGTTATATTGACGGTTTTTCCGGCTTCACTCCCCAGGAATTGAAATTATTGGAGGGTTTATTGACCAAGTGTTCAAATATTGAACTCGCCCTCACTTTACCTCCCCAGTTTACTGGTAAAATAGATGACGAGTTACATCTATTTCATCCTACTCTGAAAACTTATAATCAGGTATGGGAACTTGCTGTTAATAATGATATAGAGATCAAAAAATCTAAGCACTTTCCTAATGAAAACGAAGAACATAGATCAGCTTCATCTCTTCCAAGATTCAAAGATAATCCTGCTCTAGCTCATCTTGAGAAAGAATGGGGTAAGAACAAAATAAATCCTTACGATAGTGAGCCAACAGGTTTATCAATAGTTGAAGGTACTAATCTGAGAAATGAAATTGATAAAATCGCCCGTGAAATTAAATTATTGGTTCGAGACCATGGCATGAGGTATAAAGATATTGCCGTAATAGTACGAGAATTAGAAAGTTACGAACCTGTTATTAAAGCTGTATTTAACGATTACAAAATTCCTCATTTTTTAGATCGAAAGGAACCTGTACATCACCATCCCTTAGTAGAATTTTTGCGTTCTTCTGTAGAAACTGTAATTTCTAACTGGGATTACGAACCCCTATTTCGTATGCTTAAAACAGGCCTGTTACCTATCTCTAGTGAGGAAATATTTCAAGTAGAAAATTATGTACTTGCACATGGAATATCTGGTAAAGACTGGAAAAAACAGGGGAAGTGGAATTTTATTGCCAACTTTGATCTGGAAAGGGAAAATATTGCTCCCAGTAACAGAAATAAACAATATTTAAGTGAAATTAATTCAATTAAAGGTAAAGTTAGAGATACACTTTTAGAGTTTGATAGCAAATTGAGGGGGATAAATAAATCTGAATCATTATCTGCACAGTTTAAAAACCAAGAGGCAGAAGAGGATAATTTATTATCAGTAAGGGAGATTTCCACTTATCTGTGGGAATTAATAGAACAGTTACAAATAGAATATCAATTGGAAGAATGGTCACTTGAAGCAGAAGAAAGAAAAGATTTTGTGGAAATGCAGTTGCACAATCAACTGTGGGATACAGTTATTGATTTACTTGATCAAATGGTCACTTTTTTAGGAGAGCAAAAGGTCACTTTGTCTGAGTATTTACAAATAATCGAGTCTGGACTTGCTAATATAAAATTGGGACTGCTACCGGCGACCCTTGATCAGGTCTTGGTTGGCACTGCAGATAGAAGTAGATATCATGAAATTAAAGTATTATTTATGGCAGGAGTTTCTGATGGTTTGTATCCTGCCAAAATAGATGATGATGGCATTATAGATGATCGAGAAAGGATAACATTGCGCCAGCATGATGTAGAATTTGCACCCACTACTGAGCAGAAATTATATCAGGAACAGTATTTAATTTATAATGTTTTAACTCAACCTTCTCAAAAGCTGTATCTTAGTTATCCAGCAGCTGATTCAGAAGGTAGAACTATGAGCCCATCTACCATAATTTCAGATATCCAAGAGATGTTTCCCGAGTTATTCCAGGAATACCAAAATGATGGTCCTGAAAATGACGAAGATTTTAGACAATATATAATTGATGGTAAAAAAGCAGTATCTAACTTAATTAAATTAATTAATAAAGTAGGTCATCCCGAAAAATTAGCTGAAGATAAACAACAGTTATTAGCATATTTGATTAATGAACATCCTGATTTGTTCTATTCGACGCCAGAAATTAAGGCCTTAGATTATAAAAAAAGTTTGTCTCCTCTCACTCAAGAAGTTATTGATAAGCTGTATCCCAACAAGATTGCCACATCTGTGTCGGGACTTGAAAGTTTCTGTCAGTGTCCATTTAGACATTTTGCCGAGCAAAACTTGAGGTTAAAGGAACGAGAGTATTTCCGGCTCGAACCGGCAAGTTTAGGTCTATTTTACCATGCTGGGTTGAAATTATTTTGGGATAAATTACAGGAAAATAATTTAACCTGGCATAAACTTAAAACCGAAGAGCGCGAGGCACTTGTTTCAGAAATCGTAGAGGTATTATCCGAGCGGCTTAAAAATAGAATTCTCCTGGCTAGTGAGAGGTATAAATACTTCAAGAAAAAACTCCATGAATTATTATCGAGAGCAGTGGAGGTACTGTCCTGGTATAGTGATGATAAGGGATTTTATCCAGTAGGTTCTGAAATTGGTTTTGGTAAGGATGAACCCTTATCTACCCTAGAATTAGAGCTACCGTCTTTTCCGAATAAAAAAGTTCAATTAAAGGGTCGAATTGACAGGATAGATACTGGAAAAAAAGATGGTGACCTATACCTAAGAGTTATAGATTATAAAGGAAAATCCAAGAATTTGGAATTAAGGGATTTATATTATGGTCTCGACTTACAACTAGCAGCTTATATGACTGTGGCTATGAGAAATAGTGACAAATTAACTGGTGATCAAATGTTTCCTGGTGGAATGCTTTATTTCGGTGTAGAAAATCCGGTAGTTCCTACGGATAAGCCTGTTTCACCAGCTCAGGCTAGGGACAAGCTGAAATCTACACTGAAGATGAGGGGTTATTTAATTGATGATGAAGAAGTTCTTGATTTAATGACTAGGGAAGATGAAAATTCTCAGGACTTATTACCGTATAAGTTAAGGACAAGCTCACCGGGATTTTATAAAAACAGTAAAGTATTGAGTGAGCAGGAATTTTTAGCAGTGCTGAACTATACTGAATCAAAACTTGTTGAGCTCGCGGAGCGGGTTTTATCAGGTGAAATAGCACCGTATCCTTATAAAGACGGGGGTTACAGTGCATGTACTTACTGTCCATATCTTGCAGTATGTCAATTTGATTTGAATTATAAAGAGCATAAATTTTGGAATGTACCAGCCAAAGGCGATTATTTATCCTTAATACTGGAAGAGATGGAAGAAGTAAAGGAGTGA
- a CDS encoding acylphosphatase yields MAKTAFKGYLSGLVQGVGMRYSVSQVAKEIGVSGGYVRNLRDGRVEVYIEGDEERVEELKRILESNEVGTGQIEEVEGEWLEPQENLTEFEIRK; encoded by the coding sequence ATGGCAAAGACAGCTTTTAAAGGATATTTATCAGGTTTAGTTCAAGGAGTGGGTATGAGATATTCAGTTAGTCAAGTGGCAAAAGAAATAGGGGTTTCTGGCGGTTATGTCAGAAACTTACGGGATGGAAGAGTTGAAGTGTATATTGAAGGAGATGAAGAAAGAGTTGAAGAACTTAAAAGAATTCTTGAGAGTAATGAAGTAGGAACTGGCCAAATAGAAGAAGTTGAAGGGGAATGGCTAGAACCCCAGGAAAATTTAACTGAATTTGAGATCAGAAAATGA
- a CDS encoding copper amine oxidase N-terminal domain-containing protein, translated as MDNIKIILNNKREKTVFTQFGFFSLLFVIFFSLGLVLTIQHPSSVSADDDSDQQYERIDDLKVTVNEKEIKLQNDIKVQDGRILMPARSVFEAIGATMEWDGDKQVAYAQRNKDRVALPIGEDVAIINGDRTNLDVSSRLIKGRTYIPFRFTGEAFGGYVEYDGEEGIVDVILPDEEQQTNKQESAGESNHNKEFDESEFKENEQENNFPLDFPESPEHPDPPETPNQD; from the coding sequence TTGGATAATATTAAAATTATACTAAACAACAAGAGGGAAAAAACAGTTTTTACTCAGTTCGGTTTTTTTAGCTTATTGTTTGTCATATTTTTTAGTTTAGGATTAGTTTTGACAATTCAACACCCTTCATCTGTCTCTGCTGATGACGATAGTGATCAGCAGTATGAAAGAATTGATGATCTGAAAGTAACAGTTAACGAAAAAGAAATAAAGTTGCAGAATGATATCAAAGTGCAAGATGGACGAATTTTAATGCCGGCCCGGTCGGTTTTTGAAGCTATCGGTGCAACTATGGAATGGGACGGCGATAAACAAGTTGCTTATGCCCAAAGAAATAAAGACAGGGTGGCATTGCCAATAGGCGAGGATGTAGCAATAATTAATGGGGATAGAACAAACCTAGATGTTTCCTCACGGCTGATAAAAGGGCGTACATACATACCCTTTAGATTTACTGGTGAGGCCTTTGGTGGTTACGTAGAGTATGACGGGGAAGAGGGAATTGTTGATGTCATACTCCCCGATGAGGAACAACAAACAAATAAACAAGAATCGGCAGGAGAATCAAACCACAATAAAGAATTTGATGAAAGCGAATTCAAAGAAAACGAACAAGAAAATAATTTTCCTTTAGATTTCCCTGAAAGTCCTGAACACCCTGATCCTCCTGAAACTCCTAATCAAGATTAA
- a CDS encoding MFS transporter: MQQETKKYLAALSGVPFIMVLGNSLIIPAFPEIQNQLNLTQLEVGLLVTTFSIAAGITIPIVGFISDKYGRKVVLVPSVFLYAIGGLISGFAPIFFNSAYPWIIFGRVVKGIGAGGTGPIAMALAGDLFQSGERSEAMGVLEAANGIGKVVSPILGAIIVVWIWYSVFFVYTIFSLPVAIMLWVVLKEPEQKAGGSSQEEKGYFTRIFDVFKDKKMVLIATYLAGFTVLFSLFGTLSYLSDILEIRYNLEGAPKGIVIALPVIVMAVTSYTTGHFIQSKLLMSKLVVTGLTIIGLSFGGIILLLDNDYALFAGIILIGVGTGLVLTSVNTLVTSTASGRARGGVTSLYGSVRFFGVAFGPPAFGLLVEISRIAMFGTAGIIAILVMGVNLIMIKFGIGRELNLSNSN; the protein is encoded by the coding sequence ATGCAACAGGAAACAAAAAAATATTTAGCAGCTTTGAGTGGAGTGCCATTTATTATGGTTCTGGGAAACTCTTTAATTATTCCAGCATTCCCTGAGATCCAAAATCAGCTCAATCTAACACAACTTGAAGTTGGATTGCTTGTAACAACTTTTTCTATAGCAGCAGGGATTACAATACCTATTGTTGGTTTTATTTCCGATAAATATGGTCGTAAAGTAGTACTAGTACCTTCTGTTTTTTTATATGCTATAGGAGGCTTAATAAGTGGCTTTGCACCTATATTTTTTAATTCCGCTTATCCCTGGATAATTTTTGGGAGAGTTGTAAAGGGAATAGGAGCTGGTGGAACTGGTCCCATTGCTATGGCTTTAGCAGGTGATTTATTTCAATCAGGTGAACGAAGTGAGGCTATGGGGGTTCTGGAAGCGGCTAATGGTATAGGAAAGGTTGTAAGTCCTATCTTAGGTGCTATAATAGTTGTTTGGATATGGTACTCAGTTTTTTTTGTTTACACTATATTTTCTTTGCCAGTTGCTATCATGTTATGGGTGGTTTTAAAAGAGCCAGAGCAAAAGGCAGGAGGTAGTAGTCAAGAAGAAAAAGGTTATTTTACCAGGATTTTTGATGTTTTCAAAGATAAAAAGATGGTATTAATAGCTACTTATTTGGCGGGATTCACTGTATTATTTTCTTTATTTGGTACTCTATCATACCTTTCGGATATTTTAGAGATAAGATATAATTTAGAGGGAGCACCTAAGGGAATAGTTATAGCGCTTCCTGTAATTGTCATGGCAGTTACTTCTTACACTACAGGGCATTTCATTCAGTCCAAATTACTTATGAGTAAATTGGTTGTAACTGGTTTGACAATTATCGGGCTTTCTTTTGGCGGAATAATTTTATTGTTGGATAATGATTACGCTTTATTTGCTGGTATAATTTTAATAGGTGTTGGTACTGGTCTTGTTTTAACATCAGTTAATACTCTAGTAACTAGCACTGCGTCTGGAAGGGCCAGGGGTGGAGTTACTTCTTTATATGGTAGTGTAAGGTTCTTCGGAGTGGCTTTTGGGCCACCGGCTTTTGGTCTGTTAGTTGAAATATCTAGGATTGCTATGTTTGGTACTGCCGGGATAATTGCTATACTTGTTATGGGTGTTAATTTAATTATGATAAAATTTGGTATAGGGAGAGAACTTAACCTATCAAACTCAAATTAA
- a CDS encoding DUF2512 family protein gives MNDTLSALVIKFLMTFIVASVAFIGLDGNPWGWVFGFAILATALNYVVGDLYILPEYGNIYASVGDGVLGLVAAYVVSLVTVFQTTIGSLILFGILVAVGEYFFHKVIVKDEDVSPNTK, from the coding sequence ATGAATGATACATTATCAGCATTAGTCATCAAGTTTTTAATGACTTTTATCGTTGCCAGTGTTGCCTTTATTGGCCTTGATGGTAATCCATGGGGGTGGGTATTTGGATTTGCTATCCTGGCTACGGCACTGAACTATGTTGTTGGAGATTTATATATTTTACCAGAGTACGGAAATATTTACGCTTCGGTGGGAGATGGAGTACTTGGATTGGTTGCGGCTTATGTAGTGAGTTTAGTGACAGTTTTCCAGACAACTATAGGTTCTTTGATTTTATTTGGAATTTTGGTTGCTGTAGGAGAATACTTCTTTCATAAAGTCATTGTTAAAGATGAAGATGTGTCACCAAATACAAAATAA
- a CDS encoding N-acetylmuramoyl-L-alanine amidase yields MVSKPEVKDYNLEPKTGLTERPETIGITYHHTGVSDRPITRHDEFHRNVRGWQMVGYHYQIRSDGTIELGRPHEKQGAHSGGNANQKTIGIAFSGNMNESQPTEQQYQKAIEIHKWLNSIYSKNLLVFSHSDWVSTNCPGENTDLDLIRNSLQEQELGELPEIERKVRGTVLDEEVSDGFLIDGKTYVPLRKVVEQQLGYSVNWDSSLGEFEVTKNSNN; encoded by the coding sequence ATGGTTAGTAAACCAGAAGTGAAAGATTATAATCTTGAGCCTAAAACTGGATTGACTGAAAGGCCAGAAACAATTGGGATAACTTATCATCATACTGGTGTTTCAGACCGACCAATTACCAGACATGATGAATTCCACAGAAATGTTAGAGGTTGGCAAATGGTCGGTTATCATTATCAAATACGTAGTGATGGTACTATTGAGTTAGGTCGACCTCATGAGAAGCAAGGTGCCCATTCAGGCGGGAATGCAAATCAAAAAACTATAGGCATAGCTTTTTCTGGTAACATGAATGAATCCCAGCCAACTGAACAACAGTATCAAAAGGCTATTGAAATTCATAAATGGTTGAATAGCATTTACTCGAAAAATTTACTCGTTTTTTCACACAGCGACTGGGTATCTACTAATTGTCCCGGTGAAAATACCGATTTAGACTTAATAAGAAACTCTTTACAGGAACAGGAATTAGGAGAGTTACCTGAAATAGAGCGAAAAGTTAGGGGAACTGTATTAGACGAGGAAGTATCAGATGGGTTTCTCATTGATGGCAAAACTTATGTTCCCTTGCGTAAAGTAGTAGAACAGCAACTTGGATATAGTGTGAACTGGGACAGTAGTCTTGGTGAATTTGAAGTTACAAAAAACAGTAACAACTAA
- a CDS encoding redox-sensing transcriptional repressor Rex — MNQRGEAPISVIKRLPVYLRVLDNLVKRDIEVVSSKSLSKETGFTAEQIRKDLAFFGAFGTRGTGYNTNYLRERVLRIIGLDKQTNVAIVGAGHLGTAFARYNVRENPYTSVVGLFDVSPDIVGENIEGVPVYHLNDLQEIVRKERVQVGVITVPAVHAQEVVDRLVEENVKALLNFAPAKLTAPEDVRIHNVDLTIELQSLIYFAKDELNEESTQDLE, encoded by the coding sequence ATGAATCAACGGGGAGAAGCGCCGATTTCAGTGATTAAAAGATTGCCGGTTTATTTAAGGGTACTTGATAATCTAGTAAAACGTGACATTGAAGTTGTGTCTTCCAAAAGTTTGAGTAAGGAAACTGGCTTTACAGCAGAACAAATTAGAAAGGATTTAGCTTTTTTTGGAGCCTTTGGTACCCGAGGGACTGGATACAATACCAACTATTTACGAGAAAGAGTTCTGAGAATCATCGGCTTAGATAAACAAACTAATGTTGCTATAGTAGGTGCAGGACACTTGGGAACTGCATTTGCAAGGTATAACGTGAGAGAAAACCCGTATACAAGTGTAGTAGGACTTTTTGACGTCAGTCCTGACATAGTTGGAGAAAATATTGAAGGGGTACCTGTATATCATTTGAATGATTTACAGGAAATAGTAAGAAAAGAACGTGTTCAAGTAGGTGTAATTACTGTTCCAGCTGTTCACGCTCAGGAAGTAGTTGACCGTCTTGTAGAAGAAAATGTAAAAGCTCTTTTGAACTTTGCACCTGCTAAATTAACTGCTCCTGAAGATGTGAGGATTCACAATGTTGATTTGACTATTGAGCTGCAAAGTTTGATTTATTTTGCAAAAGATGAGCTGAATGAAGAGAGTACTCAAGATTTGGAATAA
- a CDS encoding manganese catalase family protein produces MFNHDKQLLQQVKVDRPNPTYAAMLQEQLGGPNGELKAAMQYISQSFRIKDPEIKDLFLDIGAEELSHMEMVAATINMLYGHDPATTSVRAGNVEPQVVGGLTPLLQDASGNPWSAQYVNSTGDLAADLLSNIAAEQRAKVVYEYLYRQINDNGVRETIDFLLNREEAHNALFREALNKVQSKGSNKDFGVDQDARLYFDLSTPGQHFSAPQPTPPAFQTPRRN; encoded by the coding sequence TTGTTTAATCACGATAAGCAGTTATTACAACAAGTTAAAGTAGATCGGCCTAACCCAACTTATGCAGCTATGCTTCAAGAACAATTGGGTGGACCAAATGGAGAATTAAAAGCAGCAATGCAATATATATCTCAAAGCTTTAGAATTAAAGATCCTGAAATTAAAGACCTTTTCTTAGATATCGGAGCTGAAGAGTTAAGTCATATGGAAATGGTAGCAGCAACAATCAATATGTTATACGGCCACGATCCCGCAACTACCTCTGTCCGTGCAGGTAATGTAGAACCTCAAGTTGTTGGTGGATTAACACCATTACTCCAGGACGCTTCTGGTAATCCTTGGTCCGCTCAATATGTAAATAGTACTGGAGATCTAGCGGCAGATTTACTCTCCAATATTGCCGCTGAACAACGCGCCAAGGTGGTTTATGAATATCTTTATAGACAAATAAATGATAATGGAGTGCGTGAAACCATTGATTTTCTATTAAACCGAGAAGAAGCTCATAACGCACTGTTCCGTGAAGCTTTAAATAAAGTTCAGAGTAAAGGATCAAACAAAGATTTCGGGGTAGATCAAGATGCTAGACTATACTTTGATTTATCTACACCAGGACAACACTTTAGTGCCCCTCAACCCACACCACCTGCTTTTCAAACTCCACGTAGAAATTAA
- a CDS encoding DUF2225 domain-containing protein, which yields MGQEGESDNISEILYDKKYTCPVCQKKFTSKKPRHSKLRLKEEHGDFFKEYEQLNPSYYMVNVCYHCGYAYTDQFSSPKPAQIKEIKEQVSENWVPRDYGSIRDFQMAVESLKLGILCGQLKGEKYNILATLLLHTAWIHREAQDYNNEKRFLNLAREYFLKVYQEDTSGQVDLPKLLFLLGELSRRLDKRDEALSWFSKLVSDKGIKDEKMINRAREQWMLIKKEKERQSGEG from the coding sequence ATTGGTCAGGAAGGGGAGAGTGATAATATTTCTGAAATACTTTATGATAAAAAATATACTTGTCCAGTTTGTCAAAAAAAGTTCACATCCAAAAAACCTCGCCATTCTAAATTACGTCTAAAAGAAGAGCATGGTGACTTTTTTAAAGAATACGAACAATTAAACCCTAGTTATTACATGGTAAATGTATGTTATCACTGTGGTTACGCCTATACTGATCAATTTTCATCTCCTAAACCTGCTCAAATAAAAGAAATTAAAGAACAAGTCAGCGAAAATTGGGTTCCACGGGATTATGGTTCTATTCGCGACTTTCAAATGGCTGTCGAGTCTTTAAAACTTGGAATTCTTTGCGGACAGTTGAAAGGTGAAAAATACAATATCCTGGCTACATTACTTTTACATACTGCATGGATACATAGAGAAGCCCAAGATTATAATAACGAAAAACGCTTTTTAAATTTAGCCAGGGAGTATTTTCTAAAAGTTTATCAAGAAGATACTTCAGGTCAAGTTGATCTCCCTAAACTTCTTTTTTTGCTAGGAGAACTAAGTAGAAGATTGGACAAGCGTGACGAAGCCCTTTCTTGGTTTTCAAAGTTAGTCAGTGATAAGGGGATTAAAGACGAAAAAATGATTAACAGGGCAAGGGAACAATGGATGCTAATCAAAAAAGAAAAGGAAAGACAGAGTGGTGAAGGATAA
- a CDS encoding 2'-5' RNA ligase family protein: MSMENKLFLVAIPRGRLLSVASSIQRKLNEIFDIYDEKLPPLHVTIDHLTINNQDEYDKAVQIIENICHSKPPFNLQVNGFSFFGPPHKSINLYVEKTTQLQDLSLEIHEALEQEGLSSRPIYNEWEYHISLINTTFALREWSETEFTKAKELVKEWNVNMSCKVEWLELWKPKFQPHLEIEEFFTLGKGEN; this comes from the coding sequence ATGAGTATGGAAAACAAATTATTTTTAGTAGCTATACCTCGAGGGAGATTGTTATCGGTAGCTAGTTCAATCCAGAGAAAGCTAAATGAAATTTTTGATATTTATGATGAAAAGTTACCCCCTTTACATGTAACAATTGACCACTTGACAATTAACAATCAAGATGAATATGATAAAGCTGTACAAATAATAGAAAATATATGTCATAGTAAACCACCATTTAATTTACAAGTGAATGGATTCAGTTTTTTTGGTCCTCCTCATAAATCAATAAACTTGTATGTGGAGAAAACTACACAGTTGCAGGACTTATCCTTAGAGATCCATGAGGCACTGGAGCAAGAAGGGTTATCAAGCCGTCCTATTTATAATGAATGGGAATACCATATTAGTTTGATAAATACGACTTTTGCTCTGCGTGAATGGAGTGAAACTGAATTTACAAAAGCAAAAGAGTTAGTAAAAGAATGGAACGTCAATATGAGTTGTAAAGTAGAATGGCTAGAGCTTTGGAAACCCAAATTCCAACCTCACTTGGAAATTGAAGAATTTTTTACTCTGGGGAAAGGGGAAAACTAA
- a CDS encoding CDP-alcohol phosphatidyltransferase family protein — protein sequence MQHVERWLPTIFTFANLTLGFLAMTFIYSEHFRLSLTLLILALFFDGIDGRLSRKFNVSSIVGKELDSLSDYLSFGVAPSLFYLLIQGNVTLLHYVFIIFFLLCGAYQIAKYNTDFIYGSAENVLLGLPINAAGILLVIMGYLDWFPFTIEALIILIVSPLMVTQIPYPSFKAHHPKKHGHFLFPIIIMVLFIIFPATAFVVFSIYVVYGFAALFIDFDNIKKFINIT from the coding sequence ATGCAACATGTTGAAAGATGGTTACCCACAATATTTACCTTTGCAAACCTTACACTGGGGTTTTTGGCAATGACATTTATATATTCAGAACACTTCAGGCTATCATTAACTTTATTGATCCTAGCCCTATTTTTTGACGGAATTGATGGGCGACTTTCTAGAAAATTTAATGTATCAAGTATTGTGGGTAAAGAATTGGATTCTTTAAGTGATTATCTTTCTTTTGGAGTAGCTCCATCACTGTTTTATCTGCTTATCCAGGGGAATGTAACTTTACTTCATTACGTCTTTATAATTTTTTTCCTATTATGTGGCGCCTATCAAATTGCCAAATACAACACTGATTTCATATATGGATCGGCTGAAAATGTTCTTTTAGGGCTACCCATAAATGCAGCAGGTATTTTATTGGTTATTATGGGATATCTAGATTGGTTTCCATTCACGATAGAAGCATTGATTATTTTAATTGTTTCACCTTTAATGGTAACCCAAATACCCTATCCCTCTTTTAAAGCTCATCATCCAAAAAAACATGGACATTTTTTATTTCCAATCATCATTATGGTATTATTTATTATTTTTCCAGCCACTGCTTTTGTAGTATTTAGTATTTACGTAGTTTATGGTTTCGCTGCATTATTCATTGATTTTGACAATATCAAAAAATTTATTAATATCACATGA